The bacterium sequence TCCAACGACGATACGGACACGCCAACCTTGCCCACTTCTCCATCGGCCAGCGTATGATCGCAATCGTATCCGATCTGCGTCGGCAAATCAAAGGCAACGGACAACCCCATCGTTCCCTGCGACAATAAATACTTATACCGTTTATTCGATTCTTCCGCGTTGCCGAATCCGGCGTATTGACGCATGGTCCAAAAACGGCCGCGGTACATGGTTTCCTGCACGCCGCGCGTATACGGATAATGCCCCGGATCGCCTAATTGACTATCGTAATCGAATGGGTAATTTTTCAAATAACGAGGAATTTCGATTCCTGAATCCGTTTGAAATTCTTTTTTCCGTTCCTGCTCTTTTTTTTGTTCGCCCATAACTTCTCCAAATCATCTTTTCTTGTAACCTGACATCAAGACCATGGTCTTTTGAAACTCATGTCTTAGCGGCAGAGTATTACTTTTTCTTTTTGTAAAAATTCTTGATGAACCGCACGGCCTCTTTAGGATCATCGGTGACCTGAAATAATTTCAGGTCATTCGGGTTGATGTTTTTTTCCTTCAGCACGGTGCTTTTCATCCATTCCAGTAATTCGGCCCAATACGCTTTACCGATCAATACTACCGGAAACGGTTTTATTTTTCCGGTTTGAATCAGCGTTAACGCCTCATAAAATTCATCCAGCGTGCCAAATCCGCCGGGCAATACGATAAAACCTTTGGCGTATTTGACAAACATCACTTTTCTCACAAAAAAATAGTTAAACCAGATCTCCATATTCAGGTAGTCGTTTGATTTTGTTTCAAACGGCAGATCGATACTCAATCCGATGGATTTCCCGCCCACCGAAAGCGCGCCTTTATTCGCGGCTTCCATAATACCAGGCCCTCCGCCGGTGATCACCGCATAGCCTGCCTTGCATAGTTCTTTTCCAAGTTCTTCCGCAATCTTATAATTTTCAGATTTTCGATCCGTTCGGGCAGAACCAAAAATAGAGACGGCGGGCCCGACCTTCTCCATAGATTCAAAACCTTCAACAAATTCAGCCATGATTCTGAATAAACGCCAGGGTTCTTCCTTGCGGTATGATTTATCCTGGGATTCGGAGAGATCATCCATGTGACGATGGTTATTTTTTTCCGGCTTAGAACGTTTTTTGATC is a genomic window containing:
- a CDS encoding TIGR00730 family Rossman fold protein, whose protein sequence is MDDLSESQDKSYRKEEPWRLFRIMAEFVEGFESMEKVGPAVSIFGSARTDRKSENYKIAEELGKELCKAGYAVITGGGPGIMEAANKGALSVGGKSIGLSIDLPFETKSNDYLNMEIWFNYFFVRKVMFVKYAKGFIVLPGGFGTLDEFYEALTLIQTGKIKPFPVVLIGKAYWAELLEWMKSTVLKEKNINPNDLKLFQVTDDPKEAVRFIKNFYKKKK